The sequence AGATAAGAAGTCAAATGCTATTATAGTCCGTGGACTTAGAGAGGTTTTCCCGAATTATGCTATTCTTTCTGAAGAGTCAAAAGACGACAAAAGTAGATTCAATAACGACTTTTGTTTTATAGTTGACCCTTTGGATGGTACCAAAGAGTTTATAAAACAAAACGGGCAATTTACAGTTAATATAGCCCTTTGTTATAAAAAGAGGCCTATTTTGGGAGTTATTTATGCACCTGCAATTAAAAAGCTTTATTATGCCTTTAAAGGTGAAGGGGCATATTTAGAAGATGTTGAAAATGGTGAAGTGAAAAGGCTTAAAGTTACGGATAAAACAAACAATCTGATCATTGTAGCCAGTAAGTCTCACTCTTCCCAGAAGGAGAAGGAGCTTATAGATGATCATAAAGAGTTTATCAGTGATGTGATATATGCTGGAAGTTCACTCAAGGGCT comes from Petrotoga sibirica DSM 13575 and encodes:
- the cysQ gene encoding 3'(2'),5'-bisphosphate nucleotidase CysQ is translated as MEKYQEELSYLKSLAIKAGQAIMEVYEREFDVEIKEDNSPLTEADKKSNAIIVRGLREVFPNYAILSEESKDDKSRFNNDFCFIVDPLDGTKEFIKQNGQFTVNIALCYKKRPILGVIYAPAIKKLYYAFKGEGAYLEDVENGEVKRLKVTDKTNNLIIVASKSHSSQKEKELIDDHKEFISDVIYAGSSLKGCMVAESKADVYYRFGLTSEWDTAAMHCIVEESGGIFRQLDGSEMLYNRENVLNEKGFYVVNREENIWV